From Deinococcus aquaticus, one genomic window encodes:
- the paaA gene encoding 1,2-phenylacetyl-CoA epoxidase subunit PaaA, giving the protein MTHTNTLPSGETPEQHAHFEARIARGEKIEAGDWMPAEYRRQLIRMISQHAHSEVVGMLPEGEWISRAPSLRRKTILMAKVQDEAGHGQYLYHAAETLGATREDMLAALLSGKAKYSSIFNYPTHTWADVGMIGWLVDGAAIKNQTMLAGCSYGPYSRAMVRICSEETFHHKQGKEMIVAYAQGTPEQRAMAQESLNRWWWPAMMMLGPHDADSPNSGPLTKWGIKLKSNDEVRQEFINEHVPELLEAGLTIPDPHLHQDEHGNWRHGPIDWTEFWAVIKGERGLNRERLGTRQAAHDDGAWVRDAMQAYADRQRAVAAD; this is encoded by the coding sequence ATGACCCACACGAACACCCTGCCCAGCGGCGAAACGCCCGAACAGCACGCCCACTTCGAGGCCCGCATCGCCCGTGGCGAGAAGATCGAGGCCGGCGACTGGATGCCCGCCGAGTACCGCCGCCAGCTCATCCGCATGATCAGCCAGCACGCCCACAGCGAGGTCGTCGGCATGCTCCCCGAAGGCGAATGGATCAGCCGCGCGCCCAGCCTCAGGCGCAAGACCATCCTGATGGCCAAGGTGCAGGACGAGGCCGGGCACGGCCAGTACCTCTACCACGCCGCCGAAACGCTGGGTGCCACCCGCGAGGACATGCTCGCCGCGCTGCTGTCAGGCAAGGCCAAGTACAGCAGCATCTTCAACTACCCCACCCACACCTGGGCGGACGTCGGCATGATCGGCTGGCTCGTGGACGGCGCCGCCATCAAGAACCAGACCATGCTCGCCGGGTGCAGTTACGGCCCGTACAGCCGCGCCATGGTCCGCATCTGCAGCGAGGAAACCTTCCACCACAAGCAGGGCAAGGAAATGATCGTCGCCTATGCCCAGGGAACCCCCGAGCAGCGCGCCATGGCGCAGGAATCCCTGAACCGCTGGTGGTGGCCCGCCATGATGATGCTCGGCCCGCACGACGCCGACAGCCCCAACAGCGGCCCCCTCACGAAATGGGGCATCAAGCTCAAGAGCAACGACGAGGTCCGGCAGGAATTCATCAACGAACACGTCCCCGAACTCCTCGAAGCGGGCCTGACCATCCCCGACCCACACCTGCACCAGGACGAGCACGGCAACTGGCGGCACGGCCCCATCGACTGGACTGAATTCTGGGCCGTCATTAAGGGCGAACGCGGCCTGAACCGCGAACGCCTCGGCACCCGACAGGCCGCCCACGACGACGGCGCCTGGGTGCGCGACGCCATGCAGGCCTACGCGGACCGGCAACGCGCCGTCGCGGCCGACTGA
- a CDS encoding aldo/keto reductase family protein: protein MEYRNLGKSGLKVSEVALGGWETYGVGVNEQQMVRDIVTAAYDGGVNFFDQADIYAKGRSEELMGNVLRELPRHTLVISSKVYWPMSDDVNDRGLSRKHVLHSIDGSLKRLGTDHLDVYFAHRYDPDVPMEEIVMAFDQVIRDGKALYWGTSMWPAARIAQAVEFARANGLHAPITEQPEYSMIRRDRVEKEILPYTETAGVGLVVWSPLAMGLLTGKYDDGKPEGARLTEKENWGKNFLTDENIQKVRDLKALADDLNITRAQLALAWILRQKGVSSVITGATKVQQIEDTVKAAGVRLSSDVIEQIETILTR from the coding sequence ATGGAATACCGGAACCTCGGCAAGAGCGGTCTGAAAGTCAGCGAAGTCGCCCTGGGCGGCTGGGAAACGTACGGCGTCGGTGTGAACGAGCAGCAGATGGTGCGCGACATCGTGACCGCCGCGTACGACGGCGGCGTCAACTTCTTCGATCAGGCCGACATCTACGCCAAGGGCCGCAGCGAGGAACTGATGGGCAACGTGCTGCGTGAACTGCCGCGCCACACGCTGGTCATCAGCTCCAAGGTGTACTGGCCCATGAGCGACGACGTGAACGACCGTGGCCTGAGCCGCAAGCATGTCCTGCACAGCATCGACGGCAGCCTGAAGCGCCTGGGCACCGACCACCTCGACGTGTACTTCGCGCACCGCTACGACCCCGACGTGCCCATGGAAGAGATCGTCATGGCCTTCGATCAGGTCATCCGCGACGGCAAGGCCCTGTACTGGGGGACCAGCATGTGGCCCGCCGCGCGCATTGCCCAGGCGGTCGAGTTCGCCCGTGCGAACGGCCTGCACGCGCCCATCACCGAGCAGCCCGAGTACTCCATGATCCGCCGCGACCGCGTCGAGAAGGAGATCCTGCCGTACACCGAGACGGCCGGCGTGGGCCTGGTCGTCTGGAGCCCGCTCGCCATGGGCCTGCTGACCGGCAAGTACGACGACGGCAAACCCGAGGGCGCGCGCCTGACCGAGAAGGAAAACTGGGGCAAGAACTTCCTGACCGACGAGAACATCCAGAAAGTCCGCGACCTGAAGGCCTTGGCCGACGACCTGAACATCACCCGCGCGCAACTGGCCCTCGCCTGGATCCTGCGGCAGAAAGGCGTGAGCAGCGTCATCACGGGGGCCACGAAAGTCCAGCAGATCGAGGACACCGTCAAGGCCGCCGGCGTGCGCCTGAGCAGCGACGTGATCGAGCAGATCGAAACCATCCTGACCCGCTGA
- the paaZ gene encoding phenylacetic acid degradation bifunctional protein PaaZ: MTQSITPEILRPASYVSGSWRANADGQLLLDAVYGRPVAVISSEGVDFGGALAYGRRAGGALRRMTFHERARALRALGAYLMERKEAYYAMSTLTGATRRDSWVDIEGGIGTLFSYASAARRELPDERFWPDGKVERLGREGTFVGRHLLVPREGVAVQINAFNFPVWGMLEKFAPAFIGGMPSLVKPAPQTAYLTERVVRDIVASGLIPEGTLQLVTGEPGSLLDHVEEQDVVAFTGSAATAAKLRVHPAIVGRSVPFNAEADSLNASVLGLSVKPEDPEFALFVREVAREMTGKAGQKCTAIRRAMVPISLIEAVTEGLRRELAKVTLGDPARDDVRMGALVSVEQRERVRETLAKLAGETRVLISGEATLLGGDREKGAFLDPTVLLCENPLTARGPHELEAFGPVVTLLPYDSLEDAVTLTKLGRGSLAGSIVTHDRAEATELVLGMASSHGRLLVLNRDNARENTGHGSPLPQLNHGGPGRAGGGSELGGLSAVRHHMNRVAVQADPTILTGITREFVPGAEVTEDVVHPFRKSFDEIQVGDSLLTHRRTVTEADIVNFAGLTGDHFYAHVDEIGAKEGIFGKRVAHGYFLISAAAGQFVSPAPGPVLANYGLENLRFIEPVGIGDTIRTRLTCKRRIRKDLRPGEIRPTGVVEWRSEITNQDGALVATYDILTLVERARDAFDPPVEVPGSLA; encoded by the coding sequence GTGACTCAATCAATCACCCCTGAGATTCTTCGTCCGGCGTCTTATGTGTCTGGCTCGTGGCGTGCGAATGCGGATGGGCAGTTGCTCTTGGACGCGGTGTATGGGCGTCCGGTAGCCGTTATTTCGTCGGAGGGTGTGGATTTCGGGGGGGCGCTGGCGTATGGCCGGCGGGCGGGTGGGGCGCTGCGGCGCATGACGTTCCATGAGCGGGCGCGGGCGCTGAGGGCACTGGGCGCGTACCTGATGGAACGCAAGGAGGCGTATTACGCCATGAGCACCCTGACGGGGGCGACCCGGCGGGATTCGTGGGTGGATATCGAGGGTGGGATCGGCACGCTGTTCAGTTACGCGAGTGCGGCGCGGCGGGAACTGCCGGACGAGCGCTTCTGGCCCGACGGCAAGGTGGAGCGGCTGGGGCGGGAGGGGACGTTCGTGGGCCGTCACCTGCTGGTGCCGCGTGAGGGTGTGGCGGTGCAGATCAATGCGTTCAACTTCCCGGTGTGGGGGATGCTGGAGAAGTTCGCGCCCGCGTTTATTGGTGGGATGCCGAGTCTGGTAAAGCCGGCGCCGCAGACGGCGTACCTGACGGAGCGGGTGGTGCGCGACATTGTGGCGTCGGGCCTGATTCCGGAGGGGACGCTGCAACTGGTAACGGGGGAGCCGGGGTCGCTGCTCGATCACGTGGAGGAGCAGGACGTGGTGGCGTTCACGGGGTCGGCGGCGACGGCGGCAAAGTTGCGGGTGCATCCGGCGATCGTGGGGCGGTCGGTGCCGTTCAACGCGGAGGCGGACAGCCTGAACGCGTCGGTGCTGGGCCTGTCGGTGAAGCCGGAGGACCCGGAATTTGCGCTGTTCGTGCGGGAGGTGGCGAGGGAGATGACCGGGAAAGCCGGGCAGAAGTGCACCGCGATCCGCCGCGCGATGGTGCCTATCTCTCTGATCGAGGCGGTGACGGAGGGCCTGCGCCGCGAACTGGCGAAGGTCACGCTGGGCGACCCGGCGCGTGACGACGTGCGGATGGGCGCGCTCGTCAGCGTGGAGCAGCGCGAGCGGGTGCGCGAGACGCTTGCGAAGCTGGCGGGGGAGACGCGCGTGCTGATCAGCGGCGAGGCGACCCTGCTGGGCGGTGACCGCGAGAAGGGCGCGTTCCTCGACCCGACGGTGCTGCTGTGCGAGAACCCCCTGACCGCGCGGGGGCCGCATGAGCTGGAGGCGTTCGGGCCGGTGGTGACGCTGCTGCCGTACGACTCCCTGGAGGACGCCGTGACCCTCACCAAGCTGGGCCGGGGCTCGCTGGCTGGCAGCATCGTCACGCACGACCGGGCCGAGGCGACCGAGCTGGTACTGGGCATGGCGAGCTCGCACGGGCGCCTGCTGGTGCTGAACCGTGACAACGCGCGGGAGAACACCGGGCACGGGTCGCCGCTGCCGCAACTGAATCACGGTGGGCCGGGCCGCGCTGGGGGTGGCTCGGAACTGGGCGGCCTGAGCGCGGTGCGGCATCACATGAACCGCGTGGCGGTGCAGGCCGACCCGACCATCCTGACGGGCATCACGCGCGAGTTCGTGCCCGGCGCCGAAGTGACCGAGGATGTCGTCCACCCGTTCCGCAAGTCCTTCGACGAGATCCAGGTGGGGGACAGCCTCCTCACGCACCGCCGCACCGTGACCGAGGCGGACATCGTGAACTTCGCGGGCCTGACCGGCGACCACTTCTACGCGCACGTCGATGAGATCGGCGCGAAGGAGGGCATCTTCGGGAAGCGGGTGGCGCACGGGTACTTCCTGATCTCGGCGGCGGCCGGGCAGTTCGTGTCGCCCGCGCCGGGGCCGGTGCTGGCGAACTACGGCCTGGAGAACCTGCGCTTTATCGAGCCGGTCGGCATCGGGGACACCATCCGCACCCGCCTGACCTGCAAGCGCCGCATCCGCAAGGACCTGCGGCCCGGCGAGATCCGCCCGACCGGCGTGGTCGAGTGGCGCAGCGAGATCACCAATCAGGACGGCGCCCTGGTCGCCACGTACGATATTCTCACGCTGGTCGAGCGGGCGCGCGATGCCTTCGACCCGCCTGTGGAGGTGCCGGGCTCACTGGCCTGA
- the paaC gene encoding 1,2-phenylacetyl-CoA epoxidase subunit PaaC gives MTTGTQALTDTQTQALLLKLTVLADDEIVVAHRNGEWTGHAPILEEDIALANIAQDELGHAGLYLTLAQNLGGSDPDQVAFWRGPDDYLNTRLVELPKGDWAFTMIRQFLYDTYEALWLEAATRSTYAPLAEIAAKAAREEKFHLQHTALWAERLALGTPESERRTQAALTELWPHAAQLFQPTHGEAELTAAGILPDLNAVHVRWTDLVTRHLTEKCGLTLPATPDAQPGRDTHTEHLAPLLEEMQSVAREYPTAEVW, from the coding sequence ATGACCACTGGCACCCAAGCCCTCACCGACACGCAGACGCAGGCCCTCCTCCTGAAACTCACGGTCCTCGCCGACGACGAGATCGTAGTCGCGCACCGGAACGGCGAGTGGACCGGGCACGCCCCCATCCTGGAAGAGGACATCGCGCTGGCGAACATCGCGCAGGACGAACTGGGCCACGCGGGCCTGTACCTGACCCTCGCGCAGAACCTCGGCGGCAGCGACCCCGATCAGGTGGCGTTCTGGCGCGGCCCGGACGACTACCTGAACACCCGCCTCGTGGAACTCCCGAAGGGCGACTGGGCGTTCACGATGATCCGCCAGTTCCTGTACGACACCTACGAGGCCCTCTGGCTGGAGGCCGCCACCCGCAGCACCTACGCGCCCCTGGCGGAGATCGCCGCGAAAGCCGCGCGTGAGGAGAAATTCCACCTGCAACACACCGCTCTGTGGGCCGAACGCCTCGCCCTCGGCACGCCCGAAAGCGAACGCCGCACCCAGGCCGCCCTGACCGAACTGTGGCCGCACGCCGCGCAACTCTTCCAACCCACCCACGGTGAGGCCGAGCTGACCGCAGCGGGCATCCTCCCCGACCTGAACGCCGTGCACGTCCGCTGGACCGACCTCGTCACCCGGCACCTCACCGAGAAATGCGGTCTGACCCTCCCCGCCACCCCCGACGCCCAACCGGGCCGCGACACGCACACCGAACACCTCGCCCCCCTGCTGGAAGAAATGCAGAGCGTCGCGCGGGAATACCCCACCGCCGAGGTCTGGTGA
- a CDS encoding transposase, with product MPRIPSLPHSIITAQLNRVTSLSGLIPYSTLCKSAISKEMARDSFASTEDFKRRARNAPEGAFLAIDFVMVPHAGRTMEGVNYHYSGQAQTRLGHQFTSAALVRFGEDPVPLLERFKVSQALHTERYPYRTATQEMIHVVQDCLAAGVPMAGLLLDGEFGRDAAVTFSREHQIPVLIRAKANMTVQFEGEGLTLGALSRQFPPERCHLYAEFGWRVRRLSVTREVGGFDVLIVWRKVHGEWTRFFLFSTFGGDVTVRSLLRAWKARWGIEVIHRFFKQNLGLGRCHCRTIQAQENWVWCVVEAFHAVLRVRREVPGMTWRAAQRQAAQNAEKYVLTGMEQDGPLLDAA from the coding sequence ATGCCTCGCATCCCCAGCCTACCGCACAGCATCATCACCGCTCAGCTGAACCGGGTCACCAGCCTCAGTGGCCTCATCCCCTACAGCACCCTGTGTAAAAGTGCCATCTCCAAAGAGATGGCGCGGGACTCCTTCGCCTCCACGGAGGACTTCAAGCGTCGAGCCAGGAACGCGCCGGAGGGCGCGTTCCTGGCCATTGATTTCGTCATGGTGCCCCACGCCGGACGGACGATGGAAGGCGTGAACTACCACTACAGCGGTCAGGCCCAGACCCGTCTGGGCCATCAGTTCACCTCCGCGGCCCTGGTCAGGTTCGGTGAAGATCCAGTTCCGTTGCTGGAGCGCTTCAAGGTTTCCCAGGCCCTGCATACAGAGCGCTATCCTTACCGTACAGCGACTCAGGAAATGATCCACGTCGTCCAGGATTGCCTCGCGGCGGGCGTCCCCATGGCGGGTCTCCTCCTGGATGGGGAGTTCGGGCGGGACGCGGCTGTGACCTTCAGTCGCGAGCATCAGATTCCGGTATTGATCCGTGCCAAAGCCAATATGACCGTGCAGTTCGAGGGTGAGGGACTCACCCTCGGTGCGCTGAGTCGGCAGTTCCCTCCAGAACGCTGCCACCTGTACGCGGAGTTCGGGTGGCGTGTCCGTCGATTGTCGGTCACCCGTGAGGTCGGTGGGTTCGATGTCCTGATCGTGTGGCGCAAGGTGCACGGGGAGTGGACACGGTTTTTCCTGTTCAGCACGTTTGGTGGTGACGTCACGGTTCGCTCACTGCTGCGGGCCTGGAAGGCCCGCTGGGGAATTGAGGTGATTCACCGGTTCTTCAAGCAGAACCTGGGACTGGGACGCTGTCATTGCCGGACGATCCAGGCGCAGGAGAACTGGGTGTGGTGCGTGGTGGAGGCCTTTCACGCGGTGTTACGGGTGCGTAGGGAAGTACCGGGAATGACGTGGCGGGCCGCACAACGGCAGGCAGCTCAGAATGCCGAAAAGTACGTCCTGACCGGGATGGAGCAGGACGGCCCCCTGCTTGACGCCGCGTGA
- a CDS encoding phenylacetic acid degradation protein → MTQPQSHSQPADTQWPRWEVFKQDAQGRPHQAVGSVHAGDPQHALLTARNVFVRRPAAVSLWCVLESDILTATPEELTTNPALLGTPGETGTYHVGVKRTNKRSMTFVDLSGTVQATGSGDALRQAQIMHPEVLAWMVFPETVVVRTDEDPGTVESWFAPAKDKTYKQQQHYGVIGRHVGELKRAGLMPGRAPSEDSA, encoded by the coding sequence ATGACTCAACCTCAATCCCACTCCCAGCCCGCCGATACGCAGTGGCCGCGCTGGGAGGTGTTCAAGCAGGACGCCCAGGGCCGCCCGCATCAGGCGGTGGGCAGTGTGCACGCCGGTGACCCGCAGCACGCGTTGCTGACGGCCCGGAACGTGTTCGTGCGCCGCCCCGCCGCCGTGAGCCTCTGGTGCGTGCTGGAAAGCGACATCCTGACCGCCACGCCCGAGGAACTGACCACGAATCCCGCGCTGCTGGGCACGCCGGGCGAGACGGGCACGTACCACGTGGGCGTGAAACGCACGAACAAACGCTCCATGACCTTCGTGGATCTCAGCGGCACCGTGCAGGCCACGGGGAGCGGCGACGCGCTGCGGCAGGCGCAGATCATGCACCCGGAAGTCCTGGCCTGGATGGTCTTCCCGGAAACGGTCGTCGTCCGCACCGACGAGGACCCCGGCACCGTCGAGAGCTGGTTCGCGCCCGCGAAAGACAAGACGTACAAGCAGCAGCAGCATTACGGCGTGATTGGCCGTCACGTCGGCGAACTTAAACGCGCGGGCCTGATGCCGGGCCGCGCCCCCAGCGAGGACAGCGCATGA
- a CDS encoding aldo/keto reductase → MTSSLSGSVRPFDPASPRLGMGLAALGRPGYINLGHARDLPDRSAGGMRAQAWAVLDEAYAAGVRYFDAARSYGLAEEFLGAWVQARGHRDAVLGSKWGYTYVADWQPDAPVHEVKTHDRATLDRQWPQTLSALGAAPALYLIHSATLESGVLENPAVLARLAELAAGGVRVGLSTSGPAQADTIRRALEVRVDGVNPLSAVQATWNLLDPSAGAALAGAHAAGWAVVVKEGVANGRLSARGLSGRGDVPAPLAALAAELEVTPDAAALAAVLAQPWADVVLSGAGTSEQLAQNLAALRVTVPAEALPELALDARTYWQKRAALPWN, encoded by the coding sequence ATGACCTCTTCCCTGTCCGGTTCCGTCCGTCCCTTCGATCCGGCTTCACCCCGCCTGGGGATGGGGCTGGCAGCGCTGGGCCGACCGGGGTACATCAATCTGGGGCACGCGCGTGACCTGCCGGACCGGTCGGCGGGGGGCATGCGGGCGCAGGCGTGGGCGGTGCTGGACGAGGCGTACGCGGCGGGCGTGCGGTACTTCGACGCGGCGCGCAGTTACGGGCTGGCCGAGGAGTTCCTGGGCGCGTGGGTGCAGGCGCGCGGGCACCGGGACGCCGTGCTGGGCAGCAAGTGGGGGTACACGTACGTGGCGGACTGGCAGCCGGACGCGCCCGTGCATGAGGTCAAGACGCATGACCGGGCCACGCTGGACCGGCAGTGGCCGCAGACGCTCTCGGCGCTGGGCGCGGCCCCGGCGCTGTACCTGATTCACTCGGCGACGCTGGAGTCGGGCGTGCTGGAGAACCCGGCGGTGCTGGCGCGGCTGGCGGAACTGGCGGCGGGGGGCGTGCGGGTGGGCCTGAGTACCAGCGGTCCGGCGCAGGCGGACACGATCCGGCGGGCGCTGGAGGTGCGGGTGGACGGCGTGAATCCCCTGAGTGCCGTGCAGGCCACCTGGAACCTGCTGGACCCGTCGGCGGGTGCGGCGCTGGCCGGGGCACACGCGGCCGGGTGGGCGGTGGTGGTGAAGGAGGGCGTGGCGAACGGCCGCCTGAGCGCGCGGGGCCTGAGCGGGCGCGGAGACGTGCCGGCCCCGCTGGCGGCGCTGGCGGCGGAACTGGAGGTCACGCCGGACGCGGCGGCGCTGGCAGCGGTCCTGGCGCAACCCTGGGCGGACGTGGTCCTGAGTGGCGCGGGAACCTCTGAACAGCTGGCTCAGAATCTGGCCGCACTGCGTGTCACGGTGCCGGCGGAAGCCCTGCCGGAACTGGCGCTGGACGCCCGCACGTACTGGCAGAAGCGGGCCGCGCTGCCCTGGAACTGA
- a CDS encoding RidA family protein translates to MRQNISSGSPWEAQIGYSRAVKIGNTVQVSGTTATVNGEVVGEGDPAEQTRAALGIIRTALETAGAQLSDVVRTRIYVTDISRWEEVGRAHGEVFGDIRPATTMVQVAALIDPLHLVEIEAEAVIGG, encoded by the coding sequence ATGCGTCAGAACATCAGCAGTGGCAGCCCCTGGGAAGCGCAGATCGGGTACTCGCGCGCCGTGAAGATCGGGAACACCGTGCAGGTCAGCGGCACGACCGCCACCGTGAACGGCGAGGTCGTCGGCGAGGGCGACCCCGCCGAGCAGACCCGCGCGGCCCTGGGCATCATCCGCACCGCCCTGGAAACGGCCGGCGCGCAGCTGTCCGACGTGGTCCGCACCCGCATCTACGTGACCGACATCAGCCGCTGGGAAGAGGTGGGCCGCGCGCACGGCGAGGTGTTCGGCGACATCCGCCCCGCCACGACCATGGTGCAGGTCGCCGCCCTGATCGACCCGCTGCACCTCGTGGAAATCGAGGCGGAAGCCGTTATCGGCGGGTGA
- the paaD gene encoding 1,2-phenylacetyl-CoA epoxidase subunit PaaD has translation MEEHTSSTINLQPSTVWAALASVPDPEIPVVSITDMGMVRDVTVSDAGRVTVTFTPTFSGCPALHVIRDSIEQAVRDLGVTDIEVKSTLTPPWTTDWIGDDARERLRQYGIAPPAPTGEGQLIQLDAEPTRCPRCGSLNVRMTASFGPTLCKRMYVCDACREPFEGFKSL, from the coding sequence ATGGAGGAACACACCTCATCGACCATCAACCTTCAACCATCTACGGTCTGGGCCGCGCTCGCCAGCGTCCCGGACCCCGAGATTCCCGTCGTGAGCATCACGGACATGGGCATGGTCCGCGACGTGACCGTGAGCGACGCGGGGCGCGTGACCGTCACGTTCACGCCCACCTTCAGCGGCTGCCCCGCCCTGCACGTCATCCGGGACAGCATCGAGCAGGCCGTGCGTGACCTGGGCGTGACGGACATTGAAGTAAAAAGCACCCTCACGCCCCCCTGGACGACCGACTGGATAGGCGACGACGCCCGCGAACGGCTGCGGCAGTACGGTATCGCCCCCCCCGCCCCCACCGGGGAAGGACAGCTGATTCAGCTGGACGCGGAACCCACCCGCTGCCCCCGCTGCGGCAGCCTGAACGTCCGCATGACCGCCAGCTTCGGCCCGACGTTATGCAAACGCATGTACGTCTGCGACGCCTGCCGCGAACCGTTCGAGGGGTTCAAGAGCCTCTAG
- the map gene encoding type I methionyl aminopeptidase — protein sequence MTITTQHELDGMTLAGKVVARTLDALRAAVEPGVTPAELDALAEQVFARFGAFSAPRAEYGAPVNVFISVNDDIVHGLPTHRPLQAGDVVCIDVTPNVGGFVADAAITVAVPPVSPITANLIAAAEAALAQGLNAARAGRPLNGIGRAIQTEVQRRGFTLLPELQGHGVGRAIHEKPDVPNYYRPALRKPLHEGLVIAVEPMISTGRSPRVRTRRDGWTLATTDGGIAAHVEHTIMITEGKPVVLTA from the coding sequence ATGACGATCACCACGCAGCATGAACTGGACGGCATGACCCTCGCCGGGAAGGTCGTCGCCCGCACCCTGGACGCCCTGCGCGCCGCCGTCGAACCGGGCGTGACGCCCGCCGAGTTGGACGCCCTGGCCGAGCAGGTCTTCGCGAGGTTCGGGGCGTTCTCCGCCCCGCGTGCCGAGTACGGCGCGCCCGTGAACGTATTCATCAGCGTGAACGACGACATCGTGCATGGCCTCCCCACCCACCGCCCACTCCAGGCGGGGGACGTGGTGTGCATCGACGTCACGCCGAACGTCGGCGGATTCGTCGCAGACGCCGCCATCACGGTCGCCGTGCCGCCCGTCTCCCCCATCACCGCGAACCTCATCGCCGCCGCCGAGGCTGCGCTCGCGCAGGGCCTGAACGCCGCCCGCGCCGGACGACCCCTGAACGGCATCGGCCGCGCCATCCAGACCGAGGTGCAGCGCCGGGGCTTCACGCTCCTGCCGGAACTTCAGGGGCACGGCGTGGGCCGCGCCATCCACGAAAAACCCGACGTCCCCAACTACTACCGCCCCGCGCTGCGTAAACCCCTGCACGAGGGGCTCGTGATCGCCGTGGAACCCATGATCAGCACCGGCCGCAGCCCCCGCGTCCGCACCCGCCGCGACGGCTGGACCCTCGCCACCACCGACGGCGGCATCGCCGCCCATGTCGAACACACCATCATGATCACCGAGGGAAAACCGGTGGTGCTGACCGCTTAA